In the genome of Myroides phaeus, one region contains:
- a CDS encoding efflux RND transporter permease subunit, whose amino-acid sequence MKKNIIDIAIHKRWLVAALFVLLCIFGYYSWKQLSVEAYPDIADTTSQVVTQVPGLAAEEIELQITIPIERALNGMPGMHVMRSNSTFGLSMITIVFEDGIEDYFARQRIQERLNDVELPYDATPELDPLTSPIGEVYRYIIEGEGYSLRELTDIQNFMIIPKLNQVPGVAEVTNFGGVTTQFQIELDPHKLEQYGLSLSDVTETIEENNVNAGGSVLTRGDLGYVVRGIGLVKDLEDLGKIVVKAENGIPVFLNDLGRLKYGNVERKGVLGYTDKERNYSDSIEGIVLLLKGENPSIVLEQIHVYVDELNNGLLPEGVKIHTFLDRTDLVDTTLHTVSTTLIEGISLVIIVLIVFLGSWRGALLVAITIPISLLFAFIMMHFTNIPANLLSLGAIDFGIIVDGAIVMMESILKKREDNPKEELKEKSIGERTKEVAKPIFFATLIIITAYLPLFAFERVEKKLFTPMAFTVGYALVGALLVALILIPGLAYAVYRKPRKIYHNKWLEKLTALYHNRIIKIVDKPKQVFAPLLVVLAITVGLSIKVGKDFLPPLDEGSIWLQVTLPPGISLEKSKELSDTLRARTMKYEEVTYVMVQAGRNDDGTDPFTPSHFECSVGIKPYKEWPRGKTKDDLIEELAAEYESLPGFTVGFAQPMIDGVMDKISGAHSELVVKVYGEDFHETRRIANEVLETLKTVDGAVDLAIDQEPPLPQLQIHANRDKIAQYGLNVSDVAELIEVAIGGKAISQIFIGNKVYDISARYTEESRNTPEKIANLMLTSSTGAKIPLSQVADVRTSTGESTITREMNRRHLTVKLNVRNRDLASLLKEAHQKIEDNVTYDHEKFQVEWGGQFENQNRAYSRLAVIIPLTLCLMFVLLYGAFGQFRQAGLLMIVVPLALFGGMLALNVRGMSLNVSSAVGFIALFGVAIQNGVIMISHINDLRRKGTALKEAVLLGAEQRFRPVLMTATVAVLGLFPASLATGIGSDVQRPLATVIVYGLLFATILTLFVLPALYYLVERKWGKDSDFTEEAMEEN is encoded by the coding sequence ATGAAAAAAAATATAATTGACATCGCTATCCATAAGAGATGGCTTGTCGCTGCATTGTTTGTGTTACTTTGTATTTTCGGATATTATTCTTGGAAACAATTGTCTGTAGAGGCATATCCAGATATTGCAGATACAACATCACAAGTAGTAACGCAGGTGCCAGGATTAGCAGCAGAGGAAATAGAATTACAAATTACTATTCCAATTGAACGTGCTTTGAATGGTATGCCAGGTATGCACGTAATGCGTAGTAATAGTACTTTTGGATTATCTATGATTACGATTGTATTTGAAGATGGTATTGAAGACTATTTTGCAAGACAACGTATTCAAGAACGATTAAATGATGTTGAGCTACCGTATGATGCAACACCAGAACTTGATCCGCTAACATCTCCAATTGGAGAGGTATATCGTTATATTATTGAAGGAGAAGGATATAGTTTACGCGAGTTAACAGATATACAGAACTTTATGATTATTCCAAAGTTAAATCAAGTGCCAGGTGTGGCAGAGGTTACTAACTTTGGAGGAGTTACAACTCAGTTCCAAATTGAATTAGATCCGCATAAATTAGAGCAATATGGATTGTCTTTAAGTGATGTAACAGAGACAATTGAGGAGAATAACGTAAATGCAGGAGGTAGTGTATTAACAAGAGGAGATTTAGGTTACGTAGTTCGTGGTATTGGATTAGTAAAAGACCTTGAGGACCTTGGTAAAATTGTTGTTAAGGCAGAGAATGGTATTCCAGTTTTTTTAAATGATTTAGGTCGTTTAAAGTATGGAAATGTTGAAAGAAAAGGTGTTTTAGGATACACTGATAAAGAACGTAATTACTCAGATAGTATTGAGGGAATTGTCCTATTGTTAAAAGGAGAAAATCCTTCTATTGTATTAGAACAAATACACGTTTATGTAGATGAACTAAATAATGGGTTATTACCAGAAGGAGTTAAAATACATACGTTTTTAGATAGAACAGATTTAGTTGATACAACATTACATACGGTTTCTACAACATTGATTGAAGGAATTAGCTTAGTAATTATAGTATTAATTGTTTTCTTAGGTAGTTGGAGAGGAGCATTATTAGTTGCTATTACAATTCCAATTTCATTGTTGTTTGCATTTATAATGATGCATTTCACTAATATTCCAGCTAACTTATTGTCTTTAGGAGCTATTGACTTCGGTATTATTGTAGACGGTGCTATTGTAATGATGGAATCCATACTGAAGAAAAGGGAAGATAATCCAAAGGAAGAATTAAAGGAGAAGTCAATTGGTGAGCGAACAAAAGAAGTTGCTAAGCCTATTTTCTTTGCTACGTTGATTATTATCACAGCATATTTACCATTATTTGCTTTTGAACGTGTAGAAAAGAAATTGTTTACACCAATGGCATTTACAGTTGGTTATGCTTTAGTTGGAGCATTGTTAGTTGCCCTGATCTTAATTCCTGGTTTAGCTTATGCTGTTTATAGAAAGCCAAGAAAAATATATCACAATAAATGGTTAGAGAAACTAACAGCTTTATATCACAATCGAATTATCAAGATTGTAGATAAGCCAAAGCAAGTTTTCGCACCTTTATTAGTTGTCCTTGCTATTACTGTAGGATTAAGTATAAAGGTAGGAAAAGACTTTTTACCACCTTTAGATGAGGGGTCTATATGGTTACAAGTAACATTGCCGCCTGGTATTTCATTAGAAAAATCAAAAGAGCTAAGTGATACGCTAAGAGCAAGAACAATGAAATATGAAGAGGTTACATACGTGATGGTTCAAGCAGGAAGAAATGATGATGGTACGGACCCGTTTACTCCTTCTCACTTCGAGTGTTCTGTAGGTATTAAACCTTATAAAGAATGGCCTCGCGGAAAAACAAAAGATGATTTAATTGAAGAACTTGCTGCAGAATATGAGTCATTACCTGGGTTTACAGTTGGTTTTGCACAACCAATGATTGATGGGGTAATGGATAAAATATCAGGAGCACATAGTGAATTAGTGGTTAAAGTTTATGGAGAAGATTTCCACGAAACAAGACGTATTGCTAATGAAGTGTTAGAAACATTGAAAACAGTAGATGGAGCAGTAGATTTAGCAATTGACCAAGAACCACCATTACCACAATTACAAATTCACGCGAATAGAGATAAAATTGCTCAGTATGGATTAAACGTTTCAGATGTAGCAGAGTTAATTGAGGTGGCTATTGGAGGTAAAGCAATTTCTCAAATCTTTATTGGAAATAAGGTTTATGATATTAGTGCGAGATATACAGAAGAGAGTAGAAATACACCTGAAAAGATTGCTAACTTAATGTTGACATCAAGTACAGGAGCTAAGATTCCACTTTCACAAGTTGCTGATGTTAGAACAAGTACAGGAGAAAGTACAATTACAAGAGAGATGAATAGACGTCACTTAACTGTTAAGTTAAACGTGCGTAATCGTGATTTAGCGTCATTGTTAAAAGAAGCTCATCAAAAGATTGAAGATAACGTAACTTACGATCACGAGAAGTTTCAAGTTGAATGGGGAGGACAGTTTGAAAACCAAAACCGTGCTTATAGTCGTTTAGCTGTAATTATTCCTTTGACTTTGTGTTTGATGTTTGTATTGTTATACGGTGCTTTTGGACAGTTTAGACAAGCAGGATTGTTGATGATTGTTGTACCATTAGCATTATTTGGAGGTATGTTAGCTCTGAATGTTAGAGGAATGTCTTTAAACGTTTCTTCTGCAGTAGGATTTATTGCTCTATTTGGGGTGGCTATTCAAAATGGGGTAATTATGATATCCCACATCAATGACTTACGAAGAAAAGGAACAGCATTGAAAGAAGCAGTTTTACTTGGGGCAGAACAACGTTTTAGACCAGTATTAATGACTGCTACGGTAGCTGTATTAGGATTATTCCCTGCTTCATTAGCAACAGGAATTGGTTCTGATGTTCAACGTCCATTGGCAACAGTAATTGTTTATGGATTGTTGTTTGCAACTATCTTGACACTATTTGTTTTACCTGCTCTTTATTATTTAGTAGAGCGTAAATGGGGAAAAGACAGTGATTTTACAGAAGAGGCAATGGAAGAAAATTAG
- the mgtE gene encoding magnesium transporter, with translation MRLYKNEKVTLRKMAQDFQGLDQMMLMVPVLKKMPTVDVSEAISLMDNKDLLILFNEFSKEEQGEIFAEFPLVKQLSFFQQVSKKLFSKIFEEMPSDARADLFQLLTQQEQVDLLPFLNKKIREDVLALSSYPADTAGGIMITDFATVSKSMSCFEAIQKVRRDAPSKKTIYYVYVVNEDQTLVGFITLKDLIIAEPDVLVEEELHSDFVFGFVSESSESVAKKIDKYELVALPIINDKKQLVGIVTHDEAIDVIQAEHTEDMERFMGIMSSNEEVDYNGTTTFGHFKKRVVWLVTLAIVGIISGIIIHSYEGALAQMMILALYMPMVADTGGNAGSQSATVIIRALALGQVTLKSWAKVLWKETRIALMLSVCLGLLAFAKVVFLSWETEIPVAYSLVSIGGVIALALSLQVISSTIIGATLPLIVRKFGGDPAVVASPAITTIVDISGLLIYFSLAAYFFNLK, from the coding sequence ATGAGATTATATAAAAATGAAAAAGTAACATTGAGAAAAATGGCTCAAGATTTTCAAGGATTAGATCAAATGATGCTGATGGTGCCAGTATTGAAAAAGATGCCAACAGTAGATGTTAGTGAAGCAATTAGTTTAATGGATAATAAAGACTTGCTGATTTTATTCAATGAGTTTAGTAAAGAAGAGCAAGGAGAAATCTTTGCTGAGTTTCCATTAGTAAAGCAATTATCTTTTTTCCAACAAGTGAGTAAGAAGTTGTTTTCAAAGATTTTTGAAGAAATGCCTTCTGATGCACGCGCTGATTTATTTCAGTTATTGACACAACAAGAGCAAGTTGATTTATTACCTTTTTTAAACAAGAAGATTAGAGAAGATGTACTTGCTTTGAGTTCTTATCCAGCAGATACAGCAGGAGGGATTATGATAACAGATTTTGCGACAGTTTCTAAGAGTATGAGTTGTTTTGAGGCAATTCAGAAAGTAAGGAGAGATGCTCCGTCTAAAAAGACAATCTACTATGTGTATGTAGTTAATGAAGATCAAACTTTAGTTGGGTTTATTACTTTAAAAGATTTGATAATTGCAGAGCCAGATGTATTAGTTGAGGAAGAATTACATAGTGATTTTGTTTTCGGTTTTGTAAGTGAATCAAGTGAGAGTGTAGCAAAGAAAATAGATAAATATGAATTAGTTGCATTACCAATTATAAATGATAAAAAGCAATTAGTTGGTATAGTAACACACGATGAAGCGATAGATGTTATTCAGGCAGAGCATACTGAAGATATGGAGCGCTTTATGGGTATAATGAGTAGTAATGAAGAGGTAGATTATAATGGAACAACAACTTTTGGTCATTTTAAGAAACGAGTTGTGTGGTTAGTAACCTTAGCGATTGTAGGAATTATATCAGGAATTATTATTCATAGTTATGAAGGTGCATTAGCACAGATGATGATACTTGCTTTGTATATGCCAATGGTTGCAGATACAGGAGGAAATGCAGGAAGTCAATCTGCAACAGTTATCATCAGAGCATTGGCGTTAGGACAAGTAACACTAAAGTCTTGGGCAAAGGTTTTGTGGAAAGAAACAAGAATTGCTTTAATGCTTTCAGTTTGTTTAGGATTGTTAGCATTTGCAAAAGTTGTTTTCTTGAGTTGGGAAACAGAAATACCAGTGGCTTATTCTTTAGTGAGCATAGGAGGAGTAATTGCATTAGCTCTTTCACTTCAAGTTATTTCGTCAACAATTATTGGGGCAACATTGCCTTTAATAGTTAGAAAGTTTGGAGGAGACCCTGCAGTTGTTGCGAGTCCGGCAATTACAACGATTGTTGATATTTCAGGTTTGTTAATTTATTTCAGTTTAGCAGCTTATTTCTTCAATTTAAAGTAG
- a CDS encoding TolC family protein — protein MKVFKKYIQASLLMFFCSGAAFAQLHTEEHTNKTVLTYQEFLSKMAANNLSYAAEKYNIDIAEAEVQAAKVFPDPELSFGWTDNQQKRMQMGYGFEAELSWDLELGGKRKARKNLAKDQKVLAELELQEFFQTLRAESTIAFLETLQNKMLFDIQKDSYESMLQVAKSDSIRFSLGQISKVDAIQSKLEAKSMWNDLQDADDTWENSLVEIRNIISANRNDSVYIPKGEFNKFDRLFDLNELIVTAQNNRADFLVARQNKVVAGRQVSLARAERVIDLGLNVGVENNSFVKNAVAPTPGNTAVKAGISIPLKFSNRKDAGLKTALYEERQADLEYNAIELELEKEITQAYRNYLTKQKQIFRFENGMLSESKEVFEGIKYSYQRGASSLLEVLDAQRTYNETQQAYAETLFGYAEALVELEKAVGIWDIDF, from the coding sequence ATGAAAGTTTTTAAAAAATATATACAAGCAAGTTTATTAATGTTTTTCTGTAGTGGAGCGGCTTTTGCACAGCTTCACACAGAAGAGCATACCAATAAAACTGTATTAACTTACCAAGAGTTTTTGAGTAAGATGGCAGCAAATAACTTAAGTTATGCTGCAGAGAAATACAATATTGATATTGCTGAGGCTGAGGTTCAAGCGGCAAAAGTATTTCCAGATCCTGAATTAAGTTTTGGTTGGACTGATAATCAACAAAAACGTATGCAGATGGGGTATGGTTTTGAAGCAGAATTGTCTTGGGATCTTGAATTGGGAGGAAAGAGAAAAGCGAGAAAGAACTTAGCAAAAGACCAAAAGGTATTAGCAGAGTTAGAATTGCAAGAGTTTTTTCAAACACTTCGTGCAGAATCTACAATCGCATTCTTAGAAACATTGCAAAATAAGATGCTTTTCGATATTCAAAAAGACTCTTATGAATCAATGTTACAAGTAGCTAAATCAGATAGTATTCGTTTTTCATTAGGACAAATTAGTAAAGTAGACGCTATTCAAAGTAAATTGGAAGCTAAGTCTATGTGGAACGATTTACAAGATGCAGATGATACTTGGGAGAATAGTCTTGTTGAAATTAGAAATATAATCAGTGCAAATAGAAATGATTCGGTTTATATTCCAAAAGGAGAGTTTAATAAATTTGACCGTTTGTTTGATTTGAATGAATTGATTGTTACTGCACAAAATAATAGAGCTGATTTCTTAGTAGCTCGTCAAAATAAAGTTGTGGCTGGTAGACAAGTTTCTTTAGCAAGGGCAGAACGTGTGATCGACTTAGGGTTAAACGTAGGAGTAGAGAACAACTCATTTGTTAAAAATGCAGTTGCTCCAACACCTGGGAATACTGCTGTTAAAGCAGGAATATCTATTCCACTTAAGTTTTCTAATAGAAAAGACGCTGGTTTAAAAACAGCATTATATGAAGAAAGACAAGCAGACTTAGAATATAACGCTATTGAGTTAGAACTTGAAAAAGAGATAACACAGGCTTATAGAAATTACTTAACGAAACAAAAACAAATTTTCCGATTTGAAAATGGTATGTTAAGCGAGTCTAAGGAAGTTTTTGAAGGTATTAAATATAGCTATCAACGTGGAGCAAGTAGTTTATTGGAAGTGTTAGATGCACAACGTACTTATAACGAAACACAGCAAGCGTACGCAGAAACATTATTTGGTTATGCAGAAGCATTAGTGGAGTTAGAGAAAGCAGTAGGTATTTGGGACATTGATTTTTAA
- a CDS encoding efflux RND transporter periplasmic adaptor subunit — translation MAKTLKLAGILGVSVLLSFCSEKKEQAGDAAQYSVENQVISLTENSNLKSKIKTDIVSEEQFTFDLVTAGIVKAIPNHYAEIASPFSGRIVKSFIKLGQKVSINTPLFEVSSPDYFEAQKDYFDSKQEFKQAALNLKRQEDLLNNGVGVRQEFEESETEYSIAKAAFDNAKAALAIYNVDGNSLVLGQALTVRSPINGEVLENNIVLGQYINDDADPVVKIASLSKIWIVGKIKEKDIQHLAKLNKVQVELAAYPNQPMEGIIYHVNEIVDEETRSIDVLIEVDNEKRILKPGMYVNVRFIDQPEEVILIPSRAVLQGEDDSFVFVKVDTNKYKKKKVVIGGVSGDKTVILSGLGKGDEVVSEGGIYLPQSY, via the coding sequence ATGGCTAAAACATTGAAACTTGCTGGAATTTTAGGAGTAAGTGTGTTACTAAGTTTTTGTTCAGAAAAGAAAGAACAAGCAGGTGATGCAGCCCAATACAGCGTAGAGAATCAGGTTATCTCCTTGACAGAAAATTCAAATTTAAAAAGTAAAATAAAAACTGATATCGTTTCAGAAGAACAATTCACTTTTGATTTGGTTACTGCAGGAATAGTTAAAGCTATTCCAAACCATTATGCTGAGATAGCATCTCCTTTTTCAGGACGAATTGTAAAGTCTTTTATTAAGTTAGGACAGAAGGTAAGTATAAATACACCACTTTTTGAAGTGTCTTCTCCAGATTATTTTGAAGCTCAAAAAGATTATTTTGATTCAAAACAAGAGTTTAAGCAAGCAGCATTGAACTTAAAAAGACAAGAAGACTTGTTAAATAATGGAGTAGGAGTTAGACAAGAGTTTGAAGAGTCTGAAACAGAATATTCAATTGCTAAAGCTGCATTTGACAATGCTAAAGCTGCATTGGCAATTTATAATGTAGATGGAAATTCATTGGTATTAGGACAAGCATTAACTGTTCGTTCTCCAATTAATGGTGAAGTACTTGAAAACAATATTGTATTAGGACAATATATTAACGACGATGCAGACCCAGTTGTAAAAATTGCTTCGTTGAGTAAAATATGGATTGTAGGTAAAATTAAAGAGAAGGATATTCAACACTTAGCAAAATTGAACAAGGTACAAGTTGAATTAGCTGCTTATCCAAATCAACCAATGGAAGGTATTATTTATCACGTGAATGAAATTGTTGATGAAGAAACAAGAAGTATTGACGTGCTAATTGAGGTAGATAATGAAAAGCGTATTCTAAAACCAGGAATGTATGTGAATGTTCGTTTTATCGATCAACCAGAAGAAGTTATTTTAATACCATCAAGAGCTGTGTTACAAGGAGAAGACGATTCTTTCGTTTTTGTGAAAGTAGATACAAACAAATACAAAAAGAAAAAAGTTGTAATTGGTGGAGTATCTGGTGATAAAACAGTGATTTTATCAGGGTTAGGAAAAGGTGATGAAGTTGTGAGCGAAGGAGGAATTTACTTACCTCAATCTTATTAA
- the pafA gene encoding alkaline phosphatase PafA: protein MNLKTTLFAAIGCIFSLSAVANETLPKPKLVVGVVVDQMRWDYLYRYYDRYSDNGFKRLLNEGFSSENTYIDYVPTYTAIGHSTIYTGSVPAIHGIAGNDFIIQATGESMYCTQDDNVQGVGGGAGKIGKQSPKNLLVSTVTDQLRLATNFKSKVIGIAIKDRGGILPAGHFANAAYWLDGTTGDWITSTYYMKDLPKWVNSFNKQKLADKYFKNGWNTLYPIDSYVLSTADDNLYEEPFKGEEKPVFPRNLVQLKKDNGYDLIKATPFGNSLTLDFAKAAIESEKMGANVDGAIDFLAVSLSSTDYVGHQFAINSIEVEDTYLRLDADIASFLAYLDEKVGKGNYTFFLTADHGAAHNPKYFADQKGNAGYFNTVEAKKVLNEKLQTKFKHEGIIKSLTNYQVHLNNALIEKEGLDEEDIREFIVREFKKIEGIAFVTDMDKAATASIPQKIRERIVNGYNIKRSGVIQYILEPQWFSGKKDGKGTTHGTWGSYDAHIPAVFMGWGVKPGKTLRETHMTDIAPTIAEILKIEVPNGNIGTPIHEAVEVK, encoded by the coding sequence ATGAATTTAAAAACAACTTTATTTGCAGCTATTGGTTGCATATTTTCACTTTCTGCAGTAGCAAATGAAACGTTACCAAAGCCCAAATTAGTAGTTGGTGTTGTAGTTGACCAAATGAGATGGGACTACTTATACCGTTATTATGATCGCTATTCTGACAATGGATTTAAGCGTTTGTTGAATGAAGGATTTTCAAGTGAAAATACTTATATAGATTATGTTCCTACTTACACAGCAATCGGACATAGTACAATCTATACAGGAAGTGTGCCTGCTATTCACGGTATCGCTGGTAATGACTTTATTATCCAAGCAACAGGTGAAAGTATGTATTGTACACAAGATGATAATGTACAAGGAGTTGGTGGTGGAGCAGGTAAGATTGGTAAACAATCGCCTAAGAACTTATTAGTTTCTACTGTAACTGACCAATTGAGATTGGCAACTAATTTTAAATCGAAAGTAATTGGTATTGCAATTAAAGACCGTGGTGGTATTCTTCCTGCGGGGCATTTCGCAAATGCTGCTTATTGGTTAGATGGTACAACTGGAGATTGGATTACGAGTACATATTATATGAAAGACTTGCCGAAATGGGTTAATTCTTTCAACAAGCAAAAGTTAGCTGATAAATACTTTAAGAATGGATGGAATACTTTATACCCTATTGATTCTTACGTATTAAGTACAGCTGATGATAATTTATATGAAGAACCTTTCAAAGGAGAAGAGAAACCTGTGTTCCCACGTAATTTAGTGCAATTAAAAAAGGACAATGGTTATGATTTAATCAAAGCGACTCCTTTTGGTAATAGCTTAACTTTAGATTTCGCAAAAGCAGCGATTGAAAGTGAAAAAATGGGTGCTAATGTCGATGGAGCAATTGACTTTTTAGCTGTTAGTTTATCTTCTACAGATTATGTTGGACACCAGTTTGCTATTAATTCTATTGAGGTAGAAGATACTTACTTAAGACTTGATGCTGATATTGCTTCTTTCTTAGCTTATCTTGATGAGAAAGTAGGAAAAGGTAATTATACTTTCTTTTTAACTGCTGATCACGGTGCTGCACACAATCCTAAATATTTTGCAGATCAAAAAGGTAACGCTGGTTATTTTAATACGGTAGAAGCAAAGAAAGTATTAAACGAGAAATTGCAAACTAAATTTAAACACGAAGGAATTATCAAAAGTTTGACAAACTATCAAGTGCACTTAAACAATGCTTTAATTGAAAAAGAAGGTCTTGATGAAGAAGATATAAGAGAATTCATTGTAAGAGAGTTTAAAAAGATTGAGGGTATTGCTTTCGTAACTGATATGGATAAAGCAGCAACAGCGAGTATTCCACAGAAGATAAGAGAACGTATTGTAAATGGTTACAATATCAAGAGAAGTGGTGTAATTCAATATATTTTAGAACCACAATGGTTTAGTGGGAAAAAAGACGGAAAAGGAACTACACACGGTACTTGGGGATCTTATGATGCACATATTCCAGCTGTTTTTATGGGGTGGGGAGTTAAACCCGGTAAAACTTTACGTGAAACACATATGACAGATATTGCGCCTACAATTGCTGAAATATTGAAAATAGAAGTGCCTAATGGAAATATAGGAACTCCAATTCACGAAGCTGTTGAAGTAAAATAA
- a CDS encoding HAD family hydrolase, translating into MKSIKVVAFDADDTLWVNEPYFNEAEKQFCILMEDFLTHQSISQVLFKTQVDNLPLYGYGIKGFTLSMIESAYKISKGTVNQKVIDRIIIIGKELLTKPIELIDEVEDVLEELKSKYKLVVATKGDLKDQHRKLHHSGLGPYFHHIEVMTDKEEIDYQKLLGRLDIQPEEFIMIGNSLRSDVLPVLELGGHAVHVPFHTTWLHEHIDHEINHPNFKTIKKLSEVKDILL; encoded by the coding sequence ATGAAATCAATTAAAGTAGTAGCTTTTGACGCTGACGATACACTATGGGTCAATGAGCCCTATTTTAACGAAGCGGAGAAACAGTTTTGTATCTTAATGGAAGACTTCCTAACTCATCAGAGCATCTCTCAGGTGTTATTTAAAACACAAGTAGACAACCTACCATTATATGGTTATGGAATTAAAGGCTTTACCCTTTCAATGATAGAGTCTGCATACAAAATTTCTAAAGGTACAGTAAACCAAAAGGTCATTGATAGAATAATTATTATTGGAAAAGAGCTTTTAACTAAGCCTATCGAATTAATTGATGAAGTTGAAGACGTTTTAGAGGAATTAAAGTCTAAATATAAATTAGTTGTCGCTACCAAAGGTGATTTGAAAGACCAACATAGAAAACTACATCATTCTGGATTAGGTCCTTATTTTCATCATATTGAAGTAATGACTGATAAAGAAGAAATCGACTATCAAAAATTATTAGGAAGATTAGACATTCAACCTGAAGAGTTTATTATGATTGGAAACTCGCTGCGTTCGGATGTATTACCTGTATTAGAATTAGGTGGACACGCAGTTCACGTGCCATTTCACACAACTTGGCTACACGAACATATTGACCACGAAATAAATCACCCAAACTTCAAAACAATTAAGAAATTATCTGAGGTAAAAGATATTCTTTTATAA
- a CDS encoding outer membrane beta-barrel protein, whose protein sequence is MRNLILSFCVLAGITTASAQNINDEVKGRTTFAVKVGWLQSTLKGNDVDYLAVDGKVDARNNFFAGVSVDNSIGKHFGLKHELFYQNHGAGFNREIEDEVISAKLEMHSLRLNPISAVFKVEGLQVYVGPYVNMLLNSSITAIDEEGNSYKDHSIFGGIDDDQEDSKYLQKMDYGIVAGIEYQFKFGLLVGANFSRGFASLFDNANTFGVEENTGMYDKKIYNQNFGVFVGYKF, encoded by the coding sequence ATGAGAAATCTAATATTAAGTTTTTGTGTGTTAGCAGGAATAACAACTGCAAGTGCTCAAAATATAAATGATGAAGTAAAAGGACGTACTACATTTGCTGTAAAGGTAGGGTGGTTACAATCTACTTTAAAAGGCAATGATGTTGACTATTTAGCAGTAGATGGTAAAGTAGATGCTCGTAATAATTTTTTTGCAGGTGTTAGTGTAGATAATAGTATAGGTAAACACTTTGGGTTGAAACACGAGTTATTTTACCAAAATCACGGAGCGGGTTTTAATAGAGAGATTGAAGATGAAGTAATCAGTGCAAAGTTAGAAATGCATAGTTTACGTTTAAACCCAATCAGTGCTGTTTTTAAAGTAGAAGGATTACAAGTATATGTAGGTCCGTATGTAAATATGCTATTAAATTCATCAATAACAGCTATTGATGAGGAAGGAAATTCTTATAAAGATCATTCTATTTTTGGAGGTATTGACGATGATCAAGAAGATAGTAAGTATTTGCAAAAAATGGACTACGGTATTGTTGCTGGTATAGAATATCAATTCAAATTTGGTTTGCTTGTAGGAGCTAACTTCTCAAGAGGTTTTGCAAGTTTGTTTGATAATGCTAATACATTTGGTGTAGAAGAAAACACAGGAATGTATGATAAGAAAATCTACAATCAAAACTTCGGTGTTTTTGTAGGATATAAATTTTAA
- a CDS encoding MgtC/SapB family protein, with protein sequence MLISVFIGRLALAFVLGALIGAERQVRQKSAGLRTNTLVCIGAAGFVLMSYQIGGTAVGRVASYVVSGIGFLGAGVIMKDGFSIRGLNTAATIWCSASVGSMCGVGLWQEAIVMAVLIVSAHLLLRPIGTLMNKMSFESDIDSSEVHYEIVVGCKEEVENHIRVMVLESLKKQRELQLRSLKSTDNGNPAFSYLKFEIYCLGRKDDILEKVTSKVSLEYGVSEVTWELTTY encoded by the coding sequence ATGTTGATTTCAGTATTTATAGGAAGATTAGCGTTAGCCTTTGTTTTAGGGGCTTTAATTGGCGCAGAAAGACAAGTAAGACAGAAAAGTGCGGGATTAAGAACCAATACATTAGTATGTATAGGAGCAGCCGGATTTGTATTGATGTCTTATCAAATAGGAGGGACTGCAGTAGGTAGAGTAGCATCATATGTTGTGAGTGGAATCGGTTTTTTAGGAGCTGGTGTGATTATGAAAGATGGCTTTAGTATAAGAGGACTCAATACAGCTGCTACAATTTGGTGTTCTGCCTCTGTAGGTTCAATGTGTGGGGTAGGACTGTGGCAAGAGGCTATTGTAATGGCTGTTTTAATTGTAAGTGCCCATTTATTATTACGACCAATAGGAACATTGATGAATAAGATGTCGTTTGAAAGTGATATAGATTCATCAGAGGTTCACTATGAAATAGTAGTAGGGTGTAAAGAAGAAGTTGAAAATCACATTCGAGTGATGGTTTTAGAAAGTTTAAAAAAGCAAAGGGAGTTGCAATTGCGATCTTTAAAAAGTACAGACAATGGTAATCCTGCTTTTTCATATCTCAAATTTGAAATCTATTGTTTAGGTCGAAAAGACGATATTTTAGAAAAAGTGACGAGTAAAGTTTCTTTGGAATATGGAGTTTCTGAAGTGACTTGGGAGTTGACTACTTACTAA